A single region of the Plantactinospora soyae genome encodes:
- a CDS encoding M48 family metalloprotease, protein MSSRRLVGASLRASTDIRFVMLVAAVLASSVVAFGAVYIASPAAERVNRVQGLCLAGMLEAVAPMPVEDATGRATALMRDCVRPFFHEQAIWVVTGILVEMVVAGLLYLLHPWWLARRRRMRRLAGDEHTDMLDELDELARQAGLRRPPRWLVAPYSMAHGGQAFGLPGDRRVCLDVGLLVRYDLDRAGFRAVVRHELAHLRNRDVDRTYLSIATWWSFVAVAVAPFVVLSLNPDLWRRRAASGSAGSPADLAYPLVALAALTVVVYLARNAILRAREVHADTTAAAWDIPDGALSRVIGGLPWPPSRSRWVRWTPRWDRLTSRFGSHPSPAQRAAAIVDPRRLLHTGIGETASYGIILGLTLYNVSIFVGNLLEAYLMVGLVLLALAIGVLLLGLLVRAVRHADSSTTTEPPWTRRRVLLLPVVAALGVAVSGPLSLTAAENVGLDGTGLLGLNLIPLSALLLTAGFLLFVAWVRSADAALAVRPTRPGRRRWRQRLVAATAIAAGAPLFGIWYQASFGGSIVGFNRWGQLTQTGWAIDWYARLADWTGISYLPRLYLGETPIPVAGPVLLWVVPAVLLGWCRRGGERPPGVRQALVTGAVAGLGVIALGLAMPYAARAALPPEVRHTPDGFDVDTLTLGTPLYFFQVYYHTYLVVAVLAQAVAAAVIAARSTRLRPILTPLAVTITVVLATLGYYLNRGVSECLHLIRPGTRSCEPVFFLPDRFVLDHLAMIASWGLLVAVPAALLGAATGALWRRRRAQAVPAAETATVAPPGVRPGRGLAAVGLAALAVLALAGAATALPGNYHFWKPNPPPAGITEPTVPATSIAVVDPCLIGTWQEVSRKFDLNLFGRSHRFAGSGISQTFQPDGTVVLDYGSGTNATTTIDGQRVDLVWSGRATARYRLADGTIRYDYVRRQESTMALRIDGVERMDIDPSTSWSADHYVCSSEALTQTPADPESDGWYRIELRRTGPGG, encoded by the coding sequence GTGTCCTCCCGACGACTGGTTGGCGCATCGCTACGCGCCAGCACCGATATCCGGTTCGTGATGCTGGTGGCGGCGGTCCTGGCGTCCAGCGTCGTCGCGTTCGGCGCGGTCTACATCGCGTCGCCCGCCGCGGAGCGGGTGAACCGGGTGCAGGGTCTCTGCCTGGCGGGAATGCTGGAGGCCGTCGCACCGATGCCGGTGGAGGACGCAACCGGCCGGGCCACTGCCCTGATGCGGGACTGTGTCCGTCCGTTCTTCCACGAGCAGGCGATCTGGGTCGTCACCGGGATCCTCGTCGAGATGGTTGTCGCCGGGCTGCTCTACCTGCTGCATCCGTGGTGGTTGGCCCGGCGCCGTCGAATGCGGCGGTTGGCCGGGGATGAGCACACCGACATGTTGGACGAGTTGGACGAGTTGGCTCGGCAGGCCGGTCTGCGCCGACCGCCGAGATGGCTGGTCGCCCCCTATTCGATGGCGCACGGCGGTCAGGCGTTCGGACTGCCGGGTGATCGCCGAGTCTGCCTCGACGTCGGTCTGTTGGTGCGCTACGACCTCGACCGGGCCGGGTTCCGTGCCGTGGTTCGGCACGAGCTGGCGCACCTGCGCAACCGCGATGTCGACCGTACCTATCTGAGCATCGCGACCTGGTGGTCGTTCGTGGCCGTCGCCGTCGCTCCATTCGTGGTCCTGTCGTTGAATCCCGACCTGTGGCGCCGCCGGGCCGCGTCGGGCAGCGCCGGATCACCGGCCGACCTGGCCTACCCGCTCGTCGCGCTGGCGGCGTTGACCGTGGTGGTGTACCTGGCCCGCAACGCGATTCTGCGGGCCCGTGAGGTCCATGCCGACACCACCGCCGCCGCCTGGGACATCCCCGACGGAGCGCTCAGCCGGGTGATCGGTGGTTTGCCATGGCCACCGAGCAGATCCCGGTGGGTGAGGTGGACACCTCGCTGGGATCGGCTCACCTCGCGCTTCGGCAGCCACCCGTCACCCGCGCAGCGGGCTGCGGCCATCGTCGATCCGCGGCGACTGCTGCATACCGGAATCGGGGAGACCGCCAGTTACGGCATCATCCTCGGACTGACGCTCTACAACGTCAGCATCTTCGTCGGCAACCTGCTCGAGGCCTACCTAATGGTCGGCCTGGTGTTGCTGGCACTGGCGATCGGTGTCCTCCTGCTCGGCCTGCTCGTCCGGGCGGTGCGGCACGCTGATTCGTCCACGACCACGGAGCCACCCTGGACACGCCGACGGGTCCTGTTGTTGCCGGTCGTCGCCGCACTGGGAGTTGCGGTGAGCGGGCCGCTCTCGCTGACGGCGGCCGAGAACGTGGGACTCGATGGCACGGGTCTTCTCGGCCTCAACCTGATACCGCTGAGCGCTCTGCTGCTCACGGCGGGCTTCCTGCTGTTCGTCGCCTGGGTGCGGTCGGCGGATGCTGCGCTCGCCGTGCGGCCCACCCGGCCCGGCCGTCGACGATGGCGGCAGCGTCTGGTGGCCGCCACCGCGATCGCCGCCGGTGCGCCACTGTTCGGGATCTGGTACCAAGCATCCTTCGGCGGCAGCATCGTCGGCTTCAACCGATGGGGTCAACTGACGCAGACGGGTTGGGCGATCGACTGGTACGCCCGGCTGGCCGACTGGACCGGAATCTCCTACCTGCCACGTCTGTACCTCGGCGAGACACCGATCCCCGTGGCCGGCCCGGTGCTGCTGTGGGTCGTACCGGCGGTCCTGCTGGGCTGGTGCCGGCGCGGCGGCGAACGTCCGCCCGGCGTACGGCAGGCGCTCGTCACCGGTGCGGTGGCAGGTCTCGGAGTAATCGCCCTTGGCCTGGCTATGCCGTACGCGGCCCGTGCCGCGCTGCCTCCGGAGGTCCGGCACACGCCTGACGGCTTCGATGTCGACACCCTGACCCTCGGTACGCCGCTCTACTTCTTCCAGGTGTACTACCACACCTACCTGGTCGTTGCCGTCCTGGCGCAGGCGGTCGCCGCCGCTGTCATCGCGGCCCGTTCGACGCGGCTACGCCCGATACTGACGCCGCTCGCGGTGACCATCACCGTGGTGCTTGCCACGCTGGGCTACTACCTGAACCGAGGCGTATCCGAGTGTCTGCACCTGATCCGCCCAGGAACGCGATCCTGTGAACCGGTGTTCTTCCTGCCCGACAGGTTCGTACTCGACCACCTGGCGATGATCGCGAGCTGGGGACTGCTGGTCGCGGTACCCGCAGCCCTGCTCGGCGCTGCCACCGGCGCACTCTGGCGCCGTCGCCGCGCCCAGGCCGTACCGGCGGCGGAGACGGCGACCGTGGCCCCGCCTGGCGTACGACCCGGGCGCGGGTTGGCCGCCGTCGGGCTCGCCGCGCTCGCCGTGCTGGCCCTCGCCGGCGCCGCGACTGCGCTGCCCGGTAACTACCATTTCTGGAAGCCGAACCCCCCGCCCGCCGGCATCACCGAACCGACGGTGCCCGCAACTTCCATTGCGGTGGTGGATCCCTGTCTGATCGGCACATGGCAGGAGGTGTCCAGGAAGTTCGACCTGAACCTCTTCGGCAGAAGCCACCGGTTCGCCGGCAGCGGCATCTCGCAGACGTTCCAGCCGGATGGCACCGTCGTCCTCGACTACGGCAGCGGGACGAACGCCACGACGACCATCGACGGTCAGCGCGTCGACCTCGTCTGGTCCGGCCGTGCCACCGCCCGCTATCGCTTGGCGGACGGCACGATCCGGTACGACTATGTTCGCCGGCAGGAGTCGACGATGGCCCTGCGCATCGACGGCGTGGAGCGGATGGACATCGATCCGTCCACGTCCTGGTCGGCCGACCACTACGTCTGTAGCAGCGAGGCCCTGACCCAGACCCCGGCCGATCCCGAGTCCGACGGCTGGTACCGGATCGAACTCCGTCGGACCGGGCCGGGCGGCTGA
- a CDS encoding alpha/beta fold hydrolase, with protein sequence MVGGVHHRMATVDGLDVFYREAGSPGAPPLVLLHGFPTSSHMFRELIPALADQYHLVAPDHIGFGYSSAPSLGDFPYTFDALTDVTASLLDQLDIRRYAVYMQDYGAPIALRLLLRRPESISAIISQSGNAYQEGFVEAFWKPLFAYAQAPGPETEAAARQAFTEKEVRWQYEHGVPDASLVSPDAWRHALEVLARPGNDENQLHLFQDYKTNLDVYPQAQESFRQTQVPLLAVWGANDQIFGPDGARAFQRDLPNAEVHLLDTGHFALETHVDEIATRIRDFLGRMQVQPAMAR encoded by the coding sequence ATGGTCGGCGGCGTACACCACCGGATGGCGACGGTCGACGGGCTGGATGTCTTCTACCGCGAGGCCGGCTCGCCGGGAGCGCCCCCGCTCGTCCTGCTGCACGGCTTCCCGACCAGCTCGCACATGTTCCGGGAGCTGATTCCGGCGCTGGCCGACCAGTACCACCTGGTGGCCCCCGACCACATCGGGTTCGGCTACTCCTCGGCCCCGTCGCTGGGCGACTTCCCGTACACCTTCGACGCGCTCACCGACGTCACCGCGAGCCTGCTGGACCAGCTCGACATCCGCCGGTACGCCGTCTACATGCAGGACTACGGGGCGCCGATCGCGCTGCGACTGCTGTTGCGCCGTCCGGAGAGCATCTCGGCGATCATCAGCCAGAGCGGGAACGCGTACCAGGAAGGGTTCGTGGAGGCGTTCTGGAAGCCGCTGTTCGCGTACGCCCAGGCGCCCGGACCGGAGACGGAGGCCGCCGCCCGGCAGGCCTTCACCGAGAAGGAGGTCCGCTGGCAGTACGAGCACGGCGTACCCGACGCCAGCCTGGTCAGCCCGGACGCCTGGCGGCACGCCCTGGAGGTGCTGGCCCGGCCGGGCAACGACGAGAACCAGTTGCACCTCTTCCAGGACTACAAGACGAATCTCGACGTCTATCCGCAGGCGCAGGAGTCCTTCCGGCAGACCCAGGTGCCGCTGCTCGCGGTCTGGGGAGCCAACGACCAGATCTTCGGCCCGGACGGTGCCCGCGCCTTCCAACGGGACCTGCCCAACGCCGAGGTCCACCTCCTCGACACCGGACACTTCGCGCTCGAGACCCACGTCGACGAGATCGCCACCCGTATCCGGGACTTCCTCGGCCGGATGCAGGTCCAACCGGCCATGGCCCGCTGA
- a CDS encoding CehA/McbA family metallohydrolase — protein MTHTHAETGNTPTGTSRRALIAGTGGLLLLASAPGTASAAATPRAAGPNQAPGTGASRTSLVTQGTTLVHADLHNHTLMSDGDGDPALAFASMRDAGLDVAALTDHSTLFSIEGISRSEWDRTGALADAADDPGQYTAIRGFEWSHPLLGHVNVWFSGNYTDLLQSSSMSRLYSWIGGSGGIAGFNHPGREVGRFDNFRYVAGAREPMIGLEMFNRGDDYLFDGWGNGQTSPLVACLNAGWRPGLTGVSDEHGTDWGFPEGKGRTGLWVTQNTRQEVLAAMRARRFFATRVSGLRLDATANGVRMGGVLPVSRGDVTFSVDLDRGPEWVGKPLRIQVLRPGSDAPVVPEMIDIQAGRVTQFTVPLDIVDGHWVVLRISDPTQPNASPGPANHPCNDWGVAYTSPWFLQP, from the coding sequence ATGACACACACCCACGCAGAGACCGGGAACACCCCCACCGGCACCAGCCGGCGCGCGCTGATCGCGGGCACCGGCGGTCTGCTTCTGCTCGCCTCCGCCCCGGGTACCGCGTCCGCCGCCGCGACCCCACGGGCGGCCGGGCCGAACCAGGCGCCGGGAACCGGCGCCTCGCGTACCTCCCTGGTGACCCAGGGCACCACCCTGGTCCATGCCGACCTGCACAACCACACTCTGATGTCCGATGGGGACGGCGATCCGGCGCTCGCCTTCGCCTCGATGCGGGACGCCGGCCTGGACGTCGCCGCGCTCACCGACCACAGCACGCTCTTCTCGATCGAGGGAATTTCCCGATCGGAGTGGGACCGGACCGGCGCCCTGGCCGACGCCGCCGACGACCCCGGCCAGTACACCGCGATCCGGGGTTTCGAGTGGTCCCACCCGCTGCTGGGCCACGTCAACGTCTGGTTCAGCGGCAACTACACGGACCTGCTGCAATCGTCGAGCATGAGCCGGCTCTACAGCTGGATCGGCGGCTCCGGCGGAATCGCGGGATTCAACCACCCCGGCCGCGAGGTGGGCCGGTTCGACAACTTCCGGTACGTCGCCGGGGCCCGGGAGCCGATGATCGGGCTGGAGATGTTCAACCGGGGTGACGACTACCTCTTCGACGGCTGGGGCAACGGCCAGACGTCCCCGCTGGTCGCCTGTCTCAACGCCGGCTGGCGGCCCGGCCTGACCGGCGTCTCCGACGAGCACGGCACCGACTGGGGCTTTCCGGAGGGCAAGGGGCGGACCGGCCTCTGGGTCACCCAGAACACCCGGCAGGAGGTGCTCGCCGCGATGCGGGCCCGCCGGTTCTTCGCCACCCGGGTCTCCGGGCTGCGCCTCGACGCCACCGCGAACGGGGTACGGATGGGCGGGGTGCTGCCGGTCAGCCGGGGCGACGTGACCTTCTCGGTGGACCTCGACCGGGGACCGGAGTGGGTGGGCAAGCCGCTGCGGATCCAGGTGTTGCGGCCCGGCAGTGACGCGCCGGTCGTACCGGAGATGATCGATATCCAGGCCGGTCGGGTCACCCAGTTCACCGTGCCGCTGGACATCGTCGACGGGCACTGGGTGGTGCTGCGGATCTCCGACCCGACCCAGCCGAACGCCAGCCCCGGGCCGGCGAACCATCCGTGCAACGACTGGGGCGTGGCGTACACCAGCCCCTGGTTCCTCCAGCCGTGA
- a CDS encoding MFS transporter — MSARLFPLLRVRVLVARLIAAPFGRRSQRPRSAPPAPNSADQTVDRNVRLLSWFNFFGDFRMYGPIMLIYFAQVTGSYTAAASLLAVKMLSCAAFEVPTGVLSDRLGRRGTMIAGAVVMVAAHLGYASASGYGLLLAAVVLEGLATSLWSGNNESLLYDTLLEAGREEEFPRHSGRVNSMFQIALALAAAIGGVVAGAWSPRVVVVLSVMPQVLCVLVASRVREPRVHGSLESDVLAHLGSALRGIRRSPVLRRMTLVSALRYSSGSAAQLSPVFVAGLWPLWALGLWRTFGHGVAFVGFRVSGRVIGRVGAARTLLFGELFDNVANFVALVKPTVLSPVLLGSPAYGMSTIAQQTLLQREFTDRERATMGSLASLLGSALYALVALGAGLVADRWGIVPALLAIQAVVLIALPLAWWVHARASSLPRALGR, encoded by the coding sequence GTGTCCGCTCGTCTCTTTCCACTGCTCCGTGTACGTGTCCTGGTCGCACGCCTGATCGCTGCCCCGTTCGGCAGGAGGTCTCAACGGCCGAGGTCGGCTCCGCCTGCTCCGAACTCCGCCGACCAGACCGTCGACCGGAATGTCCGCCTTCTGAGCTGGTTCAACTTCTTCGGCGACTTCCGCATGTACGGGCCGATCATGCTCATCTACTTCGCGCAGGTCACCGGCTCGTACACCGCTGCCGCCAGCCTCCTGGCGGTGAAGATGCTGTCTTGCGCCGCGTTCGAAGTCCCTACCGGGGTGCTCTCCGACCGCCTCGGCCGACGCGGCACGATGATCGCCGGTGCCGTCGTCATGGTGGCCGCCCATCTCGGGTACGCCAGCGCTTCGGGCTACGGCCTCCTCCTGGCAGCCGTCGTGCTGGAAGGATTGGCGACCTCACTCTGGAGCGGCAACAACGAGTCTCTGCTCTACGACACGTTGCTCGAAGCCGGCCGGGAGGAGGAGTTCCCCCGGCACTCGGGCCGGGTGAACTCGATGTTCCAGATCGCGCTCGCACTGGCGGCAGCCATAGGTGGCGTGGTCGCCGGTGCATGGTCGCCGCGTGTGGTGGTCGTGCTGTCGGTCATGCCGCAGGTGCTGTGCGTGCTCGTCGCCTCGCGGGTCCGAGAACCGCGGGTGCACGGCTCGCTGGAATCGGACGTACTGGCACATCTCGGTTCGGCCCTGCGCGGCATCCGCCGTAGTCCGGTGCTCCGCCGGATGACTCTGGTGTCGGCGCTTCGTTACAGCAGCGGAAGCGCGGCCCAGTTGTCGCCTGTTTTCGTGGCGGGGCTGTGGCCGCTCTGGGCGCTGGGCCTGTGGCGCACCTTCGGCCATGGCGTGGCCTTCGTCGGCTTCCGCGTCAGTGGTCGGGTGATCGGCCGGGTGGGCGCGGCCCGCACCCTGCTGTTCGGTGAGCTGTTCGACAACGTGGCGAACTTCGTGGCGCTGGTCAAGCCGACGGTATTGTCGCCCGTGCTGCTTGGGTCACCGGCCTACGGCATGTCGACAATCGCCCAGCAGACGTTGCTGCAGCGCGAGTTCACCGACCGGGAACGCGCGACGATGGGTTCGCTCGCGTCGCTGCTCGGCAGCGCGCTCTACGCGCTCGTCGCCCTGGGAGCCGGCCTGGTGGCAGACCGTTGGGGCATCGTTCCGGCGTTGCTCGCGATCCAGGCGGTGGTGCTGATCGCACTTCCGCTCGCCTGGTGGGTGCACGCGCGCGCTTCTTCGCTCCCGCGAGCGCTGGGACGGTGA
- a CDS encoding metallophosphoesterase, translating into MARVVVVGDIGGHPAQLRAALSSLGADVDRYHLPEKVTVVQVGDLVDRGPDSRAVLALVRGYLENQPERWIQLAGNHEAQYLPGGTEFWPERLAGADADLLRSWWAEGRMRVAVAIRTADSEDLLVTHAGLTVGAWRELAEPPTAAIAARLLNERPQPLIFRGGEFGVDRAAGPFWAEAGWELHEPWLEFYAGGGFVPFGQVHGHSQPVRFADRTWRCPGRVRQRATVDWPARHVRVRVGGRVFTAIDPKHGRTGAAEWSPLILDGAELLTAHELPSL; encoded by the coding sequence ATGGCCCGGGTAGTGGTTGTCGGAGACATCGGTGGTCATCCCGCCCAACTGCGTGCCGCGCTGTCGTCTCTCGGCGCGGACGTCGACCGGTACCACCTGCCCGAAAAGGTCACCGTGGTCCAGGTCGGTGACCTCGTCGATCGTGGCCCGGACAGCCGGGCGGTGCTCGCCCTCGTACGCGGATACCTCGAGAACCAGCCGGAGCGGTGGATCCAGCTCGCCGGCAACCACGAGGCGCAGTACCTGCCCGGTGGCACCGAGTTCTGGCCGGAGCGCCTCGCCGGCGCCGACGCGGACCTGCTGCGATCCTGGTGGGCGGAGGGACGGATGCGGGTGGCTGTCGCGATCCGGACCGCCGACTCGGAGGACCTGCTGGTCACCCACGCCGGGCTGACGGTCGGCGCCTGGCGGGAGCTGGCCGAGCCGCCGACCGCCGCGATCGCGGCCCGGCTGCTCAACGAACGCCCGCAGCCACTGATCTTCCGGGGTGGGGAGTTCGGGGTGGACCGGGCGGCCGGACCGTTCTGGGCCGAGGCCGGCTGGGAGCTGCACGAGCCCTGGCTGGAGTTCTACGCCGGTGGCGGGTTCGTGCCGTTCGGCCAGGTGCACGGCCACTCCCAGCCCGTACGCTTCGCCGACCGGACCTGGCGCTGCCCCGGCCGGGTACGCCAGCGCGCCACCGTCGACTGGCCCGCCCGACACGTCCGGGTACGCGTCGGCGGTCGCGTCTTCACCGCGATCGACCCGAAGCACGGGCGTACCGGGGCGGCGGAGTGGAGCCCGCTGATCCTCGACGGTGCCGAACTCCTCACCGCGCACGAACTGCCCTCGCTCTGA
- a CDS encoding WXG100 family type VII secretion target: MSAVALERSKTYFEQFVGSVPEPLQGFTRTVLSPFEQLLEQVAGDPDDLMRGAERCLAASTDVLGIAAGQTSDRSRLQPPAWGGEAADAFQTGLTNIEELIRQLGDGLAAAKEVLVEAANAAVDAFNLLCELIFEFLTAFLIEAIIAAAAAFLSFGASIAAFAVRWLARLALTLGRGARIVGKLVRVLTKLAGKLDEVKDLLTTYRKRVMELRKLKKQYAMWRQQGRTPAGLAVAKEYGLKVGLPRFAFNQVSPVNLSGKGGAVLDTVVGGQDIRDGEKDRNYATDGTYREDIGPYTKSVQDLIDSVG; encoded by the coding sequence GTGTCGGCCGTCGCGCTGGAGCGCAGCAAGACCTATTTCGAACAGTTCGTCGGCTCGGTGCCGGAACCGTTGCAGGGCTTCACCCGTACGGTGTTGTCGCCGTTCGAGCAACTGCTGGAACAGGTGGCCGGCGACCCCGACGACCTGATGCGGGGCGCCGAACGCTGCCTCGCCGCGTCGACCGACGTACTCGGGATCGCCGCTGGGCAGACGAGTGACCGGTCCCGGTTGCAGCCACCGGCCTGGGGCGGGGAGGCCGCGGACGCGTTCCAGACCGGCCTGACCAACATCGAGGAGTTGATCCGGCAACTCGGCGACGGGCTGGCCGCGGCGAAGGAGGTGCTGGTCGAGGCGGCGAACGCCGCGGTGGACGCGTTCAACCTGCTCTGTGAGCTGATCTTCGAGTTCCTGACCGCCTTCCTGATCGAGGCGATCATCGCCGCGGCGGCGGCGTTCCTCAGCTTCGGCGCGTCGATCGCCGCCTTCGCCGTACGCTGGCTCGCCCGGCTGGCGCTGACGCTGGGCCGGGGTGCCCGGATCGTGGGCAAGCTGGTCCGGGTCCTGACGAAGCTGGCCGGCAAGCTGGACGAGGTCAAGGACCTGCTCACCACCTACCGCAAGCGGGTGATGGAGCTGCGCAAGCTCAAGAAGCAGTACGCGATGTGGCGACAACAGGGTCGGACCCCGGCGGGCCTCGCGGTGGCGAAGGAGTACGGCCTCAAGGTCGGCCTGCCACGTTTCGCCTTCAACCAGGTGTCACCGGTCAACCTGAGCGGCAAGGGCGGAGCGGTGCTGGACACCGTCGTCGGCGGGCAGGACATCCGCGACGGAGAGAAGGACCGCAACTACGCGACCGACGGCACCTACCGGGAAGACATCGGCCCGTACACCAAGAGCGTGCAGGATCTGATCGACTCGGTGGGCTGA
- a CDS encoding YbaB/EbfC family nucleoid-associated protein → MEYPALDRLEQLANSLDGLQDRMNRRVEELRQQPVELESESGAVRVSVDHGGRVDRVDITSRGMRYSPDQLGSEITGTIRRAQREATKRLQESMREVLGSAADDYPLD, encoded by the coding sequence GTGGAATACCCCGCGCTGGATCGGCTGGAGCAGCTCGCGAACAGCCTGGACGGCCTGCAGGACCGGATGAACCGCCGGGTCGAGGAACTCCGGCAGCAGCCGGTCGAGTTGGAGAGCGAGAGCGGCGCCGTACGGGTGTCGGTCGACCACGGCGGCCGGGTGGACCGGGTGGACATCACCTCCCGGGGCATGCGGTACAGCCCGGACCAGCTCGGTTCGGAGATCACCGGCACGATCCGGCGGGCGCAGCGGGAGGCGACCAAGCGGCTGCAGGAGTCGATGCGGGAGGTGCTGGGCAGCGCCGCCGACGACTACCCGCTGGACTGA
- a CDS encoding sensor histidine kinase: MAAADGGAGAGPGVVRRPVWRNLALAALTTSGVLVGTAVAGAPITYEGTVPMATTLGLLLLAHRRWPVSVLLVSLATIIAYRTADLTDAGWVWPAAVIFFFVAADDSAKRPRLSWAVGAGLFQLAFAVTWQWTAGEQEAQRAVGEVGGEALCLALLIAVAVAYRNWLRWRTELTAGLAHAEQERQLEAGRRAAEERLQIARELHDVVAHTLTVVGVQLRVVDEALDDSTVEARAALRTAQEVRAKAVADLRSLIDVLRAPGERADAAAVPAPQADLADLADLLVRSRTSGLEVALETSGDPALVSAPVALASYRVIQESLTNTVKHAGARRATVRLRITADSVEVAVIDDGAGPEPGTVPGHGVNGMRERVAALGGTFRAGAAEGGGYAVHATIPVAGFRP; encoded by the coding sequence ATGGCGGCAGCGGATGGCGGGGCCGGAGCCGGACCGGGGGTCGTACGCCGGCCGGTCTGGCGGAACCTGGCCCTGGCCGCCCTGACGACGTCCGGCGTGCTGGTCGGTACGGCCGTCGCCGGGGCGCCGATCACGTACGAGGGCACGGTGCCGATGGCCACCACGCTCGGCCTGCTCCTGCTGGCTCACCGGCGCTGGCCGGTGAGCGTACTGCTGGTCAGCCTGGCCACCATCATCGCGTACCGGACGGCGGACCTGACCGACGCCGGCTGGGTCTGGCCGGCCGCGGTGATCTTCTTCTTCGTCGCGGCCGACGACTCCGCCAAGCGCCCCAGGCTGTCCTGGGCGGTCGGGGCGGGGCTGTTCCAGCTGGCCTTCGCCGTCACCTGGCAGTGGACGGCGGGCGAACAGGAGGCACAGCGGGCGGTCGGCGAGGTCGGTGGCGAGGCGCTCTGTCTGGCGCTGCTCATCGCCGTCGCGGTGGCGTACCGCAACTGGCTGCGCTGGCGGACCGAACTCACCGCCGGGCTGGCGCACGCCGAGCAGGAACGGCAGCTGGAGGCGGGTCGGCGGGCCGCCGAGGAGCGGTTGCAGATCGCCCGGGAGCTGCACGACGTGGTGGCGCACACCCTGACCGTGGTGGGCGTGCAACTTCGGGTGGTGGACGAGGCGCTCGACGACTCCACCGTCGAGGCGCGCGCGGCACTGCGTACCGCCCAGGAGGTCCGGGCCAAGGCAGTGGCCGACCTGCGGTCCCTGATCGACGTACTGCGGGCGCCGGGTGAGCGCGCCGACGCGGCTGCCGTACCCGCGCCCCAGGCCGACCTGGCCGACCTGGCCGACCTGTTGGTCCGGAGCCGGACCAGTGGTCTGGAGGTCGCCCTGGAGACCAGTGGTGATCCGGCGCTGGTCTCCGCGCCGGTGGCGCTGGCCAGCTACCGGGTGATCCAGGAGTCCCTGACCAACACCGTGAAGCACGCCGGCGCCCGCCGGGCCACGGTGCGGCTGCGGATCACCGCCGACTCGGTGGAGGTGGCGGTGATCGACGACGGGGCCGGTCCCGAGCCGGGCACGGTGCCTGGCCACGGCGTCAACGGGATGCGGGAGCGGGTCGCGGCGCTGGGCGGTACCTTCCGGGCCGGTGCCGCCGAGGGCGGCGGATACGCGGTCCACGCCACGATCCCTGTGGCAGGCTTCCGGCCGTGA
- a CDS encoding response regulator, with translation MTVTVLLADDQALVRAGFRSLLGRGRDIEVVGEAASGDEAVRQARTLRPDVVLMDIRMPGMDGLAATERIVTDPTLSGCRVIILTTFETDEYVFAALSAGASGFLTKEIEPAQLRQAVGIVAAGEALLSPSVTRRVIEQFAHRPVAPTDTEARLSVLTEREREVLRLVATGLSNEQIAGRLFISPLTAKTHITRAIAKLGVRDRVQLVILAYETGLVRPGAAADPPV, from the coding sequence GTGACGGTCACCGTGCTGCTCGCCGACGACCAGGCCCTGGTGCGGGCGGGCTTCCGCAGCCTGCTCGGCCGGGGCCGGGACATCGAGGTCGTGGGCGAGGCGGCCAGTGGCGACGAGGCGGTCCGGCAGGCCCGTACCCTCCGGCCCGACGTGGTGCTGATGGACATCCGGATGCCGGGGATGGACGGCCTCGCCGCCACCGAGCGGATCGTGACCGACCCGACGCTGTCGGGATGCCGGGTCATCATCCTCACCACCTTCGAGACCGACGAGTACGTCTTCGCCGCGCTGAGCGCCGGGGCGAGCGGCTTCCTCACCAAGGAGATCGAGCCGGCGCAGCTCCGCCAGGCGGTCGGGATCGTGGCTGCCGGTGAGGCGCTGCTCTCGCCCAGCGTCACCCGCCGGGTCATCGAACAGTTCGCGCACCGGCCGGTGGCGCCCACCGACACCGAGGCGCGGCTGTCGGTGCTGACCGAGCGGGAGCGTGAGGTGCTGCGGCTGGTCGCCACCGGCCTGTCGAACGAGCAGATCGCGGGGCGGCTGTTCATCAGCCCGTTGACCGCCAAGACCCACATCACCCGGGCGATAGCCAAGCTCGGCGTCCGGGACCGGGTCCAGTTGGTGATCCTGGCGTACGAGACCGGTCTGGTCCGTCCCGGCGCGGCGGCCGACCCGCCGGTCTGA